The following coding sequences lie in one Rutidosis leptorrhynchoides isolate AG116_Rl617_1_P2 chromosome 4, CSIRO_AGI_Rlap_v1, whole genome shotgun sequence genomic window:
- the LOC139843241 gene encoding 26S proteasome regulatory subunit 4 homolog A: MGQGTPGGLNRQNQSDRKPDGSEKKEKKFEPAAPPARVGRKQRKQKGPEAAARLPTVTPHTKCRLRLLKLERIKDYLLMEEEFVANQERLKPQEEKTEEDRSKVDDLRGSPMSVGNLEELIDENHAIVSSSVGPEYYVGILSFVDKDQLEPGCAILMHNKVLSVVGLLQDDVDPMVSVMKVEKAPLESYADIGGLDAQIQEIKEAVELPLTHPELYEDIGIKPPKGVILYGEPGTGKTLLAKAVANSTSATFLRVVGSELIQKYLGDGPKLVRELFRVADDLSPSIVFIDEIDAVGTKRYDAHSGGEREIQRTMLELLNQLDGFDSRGDVKVILATNKIESLDAALLRPGRIDRKIEFPLPDIKTRRRIFTIHTSRMTLSDDVNLEEFVMTKDEFSGADIKAICTEAGLLALRERRMKVTHADFKKAKDKVMFKKKEGVPEGLYM; the protein is encoded by the exons ATGGGTCAAGGAACACCAGGAGGATTGAACCGTCAAAATCAGTCCGATCGAAAACCCGACGGTTCTgaaaaaaaggaaaagaaattcGAACCGGCAGCACCACCGGCTCGCGTGGGCCGGAAACAACGAAAACAAAAAGGACCGGAAGCAGCAGCTAGGTTACCAACAGTAACACCACATACAAAATGCCGGTTACGTTTACTCAAATTAGAAAGAATCAAAGATTACTTATTAATGGAAGAAGAATTTGTAGCGAATCAAGAACGATTGAAACCTCAAGAAGAGAAAACTGAAGAGGATCGATCGAAAGTTGATGATTTGAGAGGCTCACCGATGAGTGTTGGAAATTTGGAAGAGTTGATTGATGAGAATCATGCGATTGTTTCGAGTTCGGTGGGACCGGAATATTATGTTGGGATATTGTCGTTTGTTGATAAAGATCAGTTGGAACCTGGTTGTGCTATTTTGATGCATAATAAG GTTCTTTCTGTTGTTGGGCTTCTTCAAGACGATGTGGACCCCATGGTGTCTGTGATGAAGGTTGAGAAGGCTCCTCTAGAGTCTTATGCTGATATTGGTGGGCTCGATGCTCAGATACAAGAAATTAAGGAGGCAGTTGAGCTCCCTCTTACTCACCCTGAATTATACGAGGACATAGGTATTAAACCTCCAAAGGGAGTTATACTCTACGGTGAGCCCGGAACTGGCAAGACATTGCTCGCAAAG GCTGTGGCTAATTCCACATCAGCAACGTTCTTACGTGTCGTTGGAAGTGAGTTGATCCAAAAGTATCTTGGGGATGGTCCTAAGTTGGTCAGAGAACTTTTCAGAGTTGCTGATGACTTATCCCCatctatcgttttcattgacgaaatCGATGCTGTTGGTACAAAAAG GTACGATGCACATTCTGGCGGTGAGCGTGAAATCCAAAGGACTATGTTGGAACTTTTGAATCAGTTGGATGGTTTTGATTCGAGAGGTGATGTTAAAGTGATACTTGCAACTAATAAGATCGAAAGTCTTGACGCTGCGTTGCTTCGACCCGGTCGTATTGATAGGAAGATAGAGTTTCCTCTTCCTGATATCAAAACAAGGAGACGCATATTCACG ATACACACATCAAGAATGACCTTATCTGATGACGTGAACTTGGAAGAGTTCGTTATGACTAAAGATGAATTCTCCGGGGCCGATATCAAGGCCATTTGTACTGAAGCTGGATTACTTGCTTTGAGAGAACGCCGAATGAAG GTTACACATGCAGACTTTAAGAAGGCTAAGGATAAGGTTATGTTTAAGAAGAAGGAAGGTGTACCAGAAGGGCTTTATATGTAA